A window from Cellulomonas sp. C5510 encodes these proteins:
- a CDS encoding HGGxSTG domain-containing protein, translated as MQCAKCGQPHATKAGGPSCSAHRRDGQPCGNDPMHGQSKCRMHGGKSRGAEANGERRQQEAAALAAATTYGLAVDVSPTDALLEEVRWTAGHVQWLRARVQELEQQQLVWGTTKTKTEAAGGMRITFGGREADDEDEPGLVDVGSVPTSEVIQAAAPSIWLDLYERERKHLVVVCAAAIKAGVEERRVRLAEQQGELVAGAIRAILADLGLTAEQEALVAEVVPRHLRVLAGGAA; from the coding sequence GTGCAGTGCGCGAAGTGCGGACAACCCCATGCAACGAAGGCTGGCGGGCCGTCCTGCTCCGCGCACCGGCGCGACGGCCAGCCCTGTGGGAACGACCCGATGCACGGGCAGTCGAAGTGCCGGATGCACGGCGGGAAGTCCCGGGGTGCGGAGGCGAACGGTGAGCGGCGTCAGCAGGAGGCCGCGGCGTTGGCGGCTGCGACGACATACGGCCTCGCGGTCGACGTCTCCCCTACCGACGCACTGCTCGAGGAGGTCCGGTGGACGGCCGGGCACGTGCAGTGGCTCCGGGCACGCGTGCAGGAGTTGGAGCAGCAGCAGCTCGTGTGGGGCACGACCAAGACGAAGACCGAGGCGGCCGGCGGCATGCGGATCACGTTCGGTGGTCGGGAGGCTGACGACGAGGACGAGCCGGGTCTGGTCGATGTCGGGTCGGTGCCGACGTCCGAGGTGATCCAGGCGGCGGCGCCGTCGATCTGGCTGGACCTGTACGAGCGGGAGCGCAAGCACCTCGTGGTGGTGTGCGCGGCGGCGATCAAGGCTGGGGTGGAGGAGCGGCGGGTGCGTCTCGCCGAGCAGCAGGGCGAGCTCGTCGCCGGAGCCATCCGCGCCATCCTCGCGGACCTGGGGCTGACGGCGGAGCAGGAGGCACTGGTGGCTGAGGTCGTTCCTCGGCACCTGCGGGTCTTGGCGGGCGGCGCGGCGTGA
- a CDS encoding terminase large subunit domain-containing protein — MFEPTPTAATWAETARPEQLPPPGDWQTWLILAGRGWGKTRTGAEYIADLARTYPGARIALVAATFADGRDTMVEGESGLLAVLDDTELKGGTQDEAWNRSMGELFMRNGSRFKIYSSERPRQLRGPQHHFAWCDEAAAWLDAAKGTAKDTTWSNLLFGLRLPAQGKWPAGYRTRIVVTTTPRPVPLIKVPDSVAEREPHRAGIIQRPSTVTTRGKTSDNLANLSEEFRKEVIDPIAGTSLARQELDAEILEDADGALLTRDLIDRNRVLVGEIPTFSASVIAVDPATTTKESSDETGIVVVALGADSDGYVLDDQSGKHTPDDWGMTVWTTALRWGVSAVVVEDNQGGDMCEHVLITTWAKASATYLQQHRRMPVRPPIVRVHPSGPGQGKWVRAQPIRALYQQGRIHHVVDPDVIDLSILEDQATAWTGDPKQNSPDRVDAEVHGLTWLMYPQQRAVKGKKQPAGRGGQRWAGMRGR; from the coding sequence ATGTTCGAACCCACCCCCACCGCCGCCACCTGGGCCGAGACCGCACGCCCCGAGCAACTCCCACCACCCGGCGACTGGCAGACCTGGCTCATCCTCGCCGGCCGAGGGTGGGGCAAGACCCGCACCGGCGCCGAGTACATCGCCGACCTCGCCCGCACCTACCCGGGCGCCCGCATCGCCCTCGTCGCGGCCACGTTCGCCGACGGCCGCGACACCATGGTCGAAGGCGAGTCCGGGCTCCTCGCCGTCCTCGACGACACCGAGCTCAAGGGCGGCACCCAGGACGAAGCGTGGAACCGGTCGATGGGCGAGCTGTTCATGCGCAACGGGTCCCGGTTCAAGATCTACTCCTCCGAGCGCCCCCGCCAGCTCCGTGGCCCGCAGCACCACTTCGCGTGGTGCGACGAAGCCGCCGCCTGGCTGGACGCCGCGAAGGGCACCGCGAAGGACACGACCTGGTCGAACCTCCTGTTCGGGCTCCGGCTGCCCGCGCAGGGGAAGTGGCCGGCGGGGTACCGCACCCGCATCGTCGTCACCACGACCCCCCGGCCGGTGCCGCTGATCAAGGTCCCCGACTCCGTGGCGGAGCGGGAGCCGCACCGCGCAGGAATCATCCAGCGCCCCTCCACCGTCACGACCCGCGGTAAGACGTCGGACAACCTCGCGAACCTGTCCGAGGAGTTCCGCAAGGAGGTCATCGACCCCATCGCCGGGACGTCCCTCGCCCGGCAGGAGCTCGACGCGGAGATCCTCGAGGACGCCGACGGCGCCCTCCTCACCCGCGACCTCATCGACCGGAACCGGGTCCTCGTCGGGGAGATCCCCACGTTCTCCGCCTCGGTGATCGCCGTCGACCCCGCCACCACCACGAAGGAGTCGTCGGACGAGACCGGGATCGTCGTCGTCGCCCTCGGCGCGGACTCCGACGGGTACGTCCTCGACGACCAGTCCGGGAAGCACACGCCCGACGACTGGGGCATGACCGTCTGGACCACCGCCCTGCGTTGGGGCGTGTCCGCTGTGGTCGTGGAGGACAACCAGGGCGGGGACATGTGCGAGCACGTCCTCATCACCACGTGGGCCAAGGCGTCCGCCACCTACCTGCAGCAGCACCGCCGCATGCCCGTCCGCCCCCCGATCGTCCGCGTCCACCCGTCCGGGCCCGGGCAGGGCAAGTGGGTGCGAGCACAGCCGATCCGCGCCCTGTACCAGCAGGGCCGCATCCACCACGTCGTCGACCCCGACGTCATCGACCTATCGATCCTCGAGGACCAGGCGACCGCCTGGACCGGGGACCCGAAGCAGAACTCCCCGGACCGGGTCGACGCCGAGGTGCACGGGCTGACGTGGCTGATGTACCCGCAGCAGCGCGCGGTCAAGGGGAAGAAGCAGCCCGCCGGCCGGGGTGGGCAGCGGTGGGCAGGGATGCGCGGCCGTTAG